The following coding sequences lie in one Arachis hypogaea cultivar Tifrunner chromosome 9, arahy.Tifrunner.gnm2.J5K5, whole genome shotgun sequence genomic window:
- the LOC112711140 gene encoding damage-control phosphatase At2g17340 isoform X1, which translates to MFRYQSQFNVHQTKNKTKNMILRISQEIKPYNTHTHTHTMIRSSACNKLFMSPTTSSPLVPCCSSIAWNFNPPPSLFSSSSSPTLSSKANFLSCAHTKTLGIEEEEEEAIIEKSSTSSELVEFPLLNEEYRACTIPWRDPSDDPSVPAPTELSWINLLLNTIPSYKERAETDSSVPDAANRAEIFAKRYAEILEDLKKDPASHGVPLDIRLLCRLREQVLREVGFRDIFKKVKEEENLKAISLFENVVRLNDAIEDEGERLENLVRGIFAGNVFDLGSIELAEAFSRDGMSFSSACEKLVARPWIIDDLDTFKMKWRKKKWKKVIIFVDNSGADIILGILPFVRELLRRGSKVVLAANDLPSINDVTYLELIEIISKLRDEEGCLIGVSTSNLLIANSGNDLPVIDLTRVSQEVAYHASDADLVILEGMGRGIETNLYAQFKCDSLKIGMVKHVEVAEFLGSRMYDCVIKYNEATGS; encoded by the exons ATGTTTCGCTACCAATCTCAATTTAACGTCCACCAGACAAAAAATAAAACGAAGAATATGATCTTAAGAATTTCTCAGGAAATCAAACCTTACaacacgcacacacacacacacactatgaTAAGGTCATCAGCATGTAACAAGTTGTTCATGTCACCAACAACATCTTCGCCATTGGTCCCATGTTGCAGCAGCATTGCTTGGAATTTCAATCCTCCTCCATCATtattctcttcttcctcctctcctacCCTCTCAAGCAAGGCCAACTTCCTCTCTTGTGCCCACACAAAAACACTTGGTATAG aagaagaagaagaagaagcaataatTGAAAAGAGTAGCACATCATCAGAGTTGGTAGAGTTCCCTTTGTTGAATGAAGAGTACAGAGCATGCACCATTCCTTGGAGGGACCCTTCTGATGATCCAAGTGTTCCTGCTCCCACCGAGCTATCTTGGATTAATCTCCTCCTTAATACTATCCCTTCCTACaa GGAGCGTGCTGAGACTGATTCTTCTGTTCCAGATGCTGCAAACAGAGCTGAAATATTTGCTAAAAG GTATGCTGAAATACTAGAAGATTTGAAGAAGGATCCTGCAAGTCATGGAGTCCCTCTTGATATCCGT CTTTTATGCAGACTTCGCGAGCAAGTACTTAGGGAAGTTGGATTCAGAGATATCTTCAAGAAAGTCAAG GAGGAAGAGAATTTAAAGGCTATCTCACTATTTGAGAACGTTGTTCGTCTTAATGACGCCATCGAAGATGAAGGCGAGCGACTCGAAAATCTAGTTAGAGGAATTTTCGCAGGGAATGTATTCGACCTTGGTTCTATTGAG CTTGCAGAGGCTTTCTCAAGGGACGGAATGTCCTTTTCGTCTGCTTGCGAAAAGCTTGTCGCTCGGCCTTGGATTATCGATGATCTTGATACTTTCAAAATGAAATGGAgaaaaaagaagtggaagaag GTTATCATATTTGTTGATAACTCTGGTGCAGATATCATTTTGGGTATTTTGCCATTTGTGAGGGAGCTTCTTCGACGCGGTAGCAAG GTTGTATTGGCTGCTAATGACTTGCCTTCTATCAATGATGTGACATACTTAGAGCTAATTGAAATTATATCTAAG TTAAGGGACGAGGAAGGATGTCTCATCGGTGTCAGCACTTCAAATCTGTTAATTGCCAACTCTGGCAATGATTTACCT GTTATTGATCTTACTAGGGTGTCTCAGGAGGTTGCTTACCATGCCAGTGATGCAGATCTTGTTATCTTAGAAGGGATG GGTCGTGGAATAGAAACAAATCTCTACGCCCAATTTAAATGTGATTCACTCAAGATTGGAATG GTGAAACATGTTGAGGTTGCAGAATTTCTTGGGTCACGTATGTATGACTGTGTAATCAAATACAATGAAGCTACGGGATCATAA
- the LOC112711140 gene encoding damage-control phosphatase At2g17340 isoform X3, with protein MYISEEEEEEAIIEKSSTSSELVEFPLLNEEYRACTIPWRDPSDDPSVPAPTELSWINLLLNTIPSYKERAETDSSVPDAANRAEIFAKRYAEILEDLKKDPASHGVPLDIRLLCRLREQVLREVGFRDIFKKVKEEENLKAISLFENVVRLNDAIEDEGERLENLVRGIFAGNVFDLGSIELAEAFSRDGMSFSSACEKLVARPWIIDDLDTFKMKWRKKKWKKVIIFVDNSGADIILGILPFVRELLRRGSKVVLAANDLPSINDVTYLELIEIISKLRDEEGCLIGVSTSNLLIANSGNDLPVIDLTRVSQEVAYHASDADLVILEGMGRGIETNLYAQFKCDSLKIGMVKHVEVAEFLGSRMYDCVIKYNEATGS; from the exons ATGTATatatcagaagaagaagaagaagaagcaataatTGAAAAGAGTAGCACATCATCAGAGTTGGTAGAGTTCCCTTTGTTGAATGAAGAGTACAGAGCATGCACCATTCCTTGGAGGGACCCTTCTGATGATCCAAGTGTTCCTGCTCCCACCGAGCTATCTTGGATTAATCTCCTCCTTAATACTATCCCTTCCTACaa GGAGCGTGCTGAGACTGATTCTTCTGTTCCAGATGCTGCAAACAGAGCTGAAATATTTGCTAAAAG GTATGCTGAAATACTAGAAGATTTGAAGAAGGATCCTGCAAGTCATGGAGTCCCTCTTGATATCCGT CTTTTATGCAGACTTCGCGAGCAAGTACTTAGGGAAGTTGGATTCAGAGATATCTTCAAGAAAGTCAAG GAGGAAGAGAATTTAAAGGCTATCTCACTATTTGAGAACGTTGTTCGTCTTAATGACGCCATCGAAGATGAAGGCGAGCGACTCGAAAATCTAGTTAGAGGAATTTTCGCAGGGAATGTATTCGACCTTGGTTCTATTGAG CTTGCAGAGGCTTTCTCAAGGGACGGAATGTCCTTTTCGTCTGCTTGCGAAAAGCTTGTCGCTCGGCCTTGGATTATCGATGATCTTGATACTTTCAAAATGAAATGGAgaaaaaagaagtggaagaag GTTATCATATTTGTTGATAACTCTGGTGCAGATATCATTTTGGGTATTTTGCCATTTGTGAGGGAGCTTCTTCGACGCGGTAGCAAG GTTGTATTGGCTGCTAATGACTTGCCTTCTATCAATGATGTGACATACTTAGAGCTAATTGAAATTATATCTAAG TTAAGGGACGAGGAAGGATGTCTCATCGGTGTCAGCACTTCAAATCTGTTAATTGCCAACTCTGGCAATGATTTACCT GTTATTGATCTTACTAGGGTGTCTCAGGAGGTTGCTTACCATGCCAGTGATGCAGATCTTGTTATCTTAGAAGGGATG GGTCGTGGAATAGAAACAAATCTCTACGCCCAATTTAAATGTGATTCACTCAAGATTGGAATG GTGAAACATGTTGAGGTTGCAGAATTTCTTGGGTCACGTATGTATGACTGTGTAATCAAATACAATGAAGCTACGGGATCATAA
- the LOC112711140 gene encoding damage-control phosphatase At2g17340 isoform X2, producing the protein MFRYQSQFNVHQTKNKTKNMILRISQEIKPYNTHTHTHTMIRSSACNKLFMSPTTSSPLVPCCSSIAWNFNPPPSLFSSSSSPTLSSKANFLSCAHTKTLGIEEEEEAIIEKSSTSSELVEFPLLNEEYRACTIPWRDPSDDPSVPAPTELSWINLLLNTIPSYKERAETDSSVPDAANRAEIFAKRYAEILEDLKKDPASHGVPLDIRLLCRLREQVLREVGFRDIFKKVKEEENLKAISLFENVVRLNDAIEDEGERLENLVRGIFAGNVFDLGSIELAEAFSRDGMSFSSACEKLVARPWIIDDLDTFKMKWRKKKWKKVIIFVDNSGADIILGILPFVRELLRRGSKVVLAANDLPSINDVTYLELIEIISKLRDEEGCLIGVSTSNLLIANSGNDLPVIDLTRVSQEVAYHASDADLVILEGMGRGIETNLYAQFKCDSLKIGMVKHVEVAEFLGSRMYDCVIKYNEATGS; encoded by the exons ATGTTTCGCTACCAATCTCAATTTAACGTCCACCAGACAAAAAATAAAACGAAGAATATGATCTTAAGAATTTCTCAGGAAATCAAACCTTACaacacgcacacacacacacacactatgaTAAGGTCATCAGCATGTAACAAGTTGTTCATGTCACCAACAACATCTTCGCCATTGGTCCCATGTTGCAGCAGCATTGCTTGGAATTTCAATCCTCCTCCATCATtattctcttcttcctcctctcctacCCTCTCAAGCAAGGCCAACTTCCTCTCTTGTGCCCACACAAAAACACTTGGTATAG aagaagaagaagaagcaataatTGAAAAGAGTAGCACATCATCAGAGTTGGTAGAGTTCCCTTTGTTGAATGAAGAGTACAGAGCATGCACCATTCCTTGGAGGGACCCTTCTGATGATCCAAGTGTTCCTGCTCCCACCGAGCTATCTTGGATTAATCTCCTCCTTAATACTATCCCTTCCTACaa GGAGCGTGCTGAGACTGATTCTTCTGTTCCAGATGCTGCAAACAGAGCTGAAATATTTGCTAAAAG GTATGCTGAAATACTAGAAGATTTGAAGAAGGATCCTGCAAGTCATGGAGTCCCTCTTGATATCCGT CTTTTATGCAGACTTCGCGAGCAAGTACTTAGGGAAGTTGGATTCAGAGATATCTTCAAGAAAGTCAAG GAGGAAGAGAATTTAAAGGCTATCTCACTATTTGAGAACGTTGTTCGTCTTAATGACGCCATCGAAGATGAAGGCGAGCGACTCGAAAATCTAGTTAGAGGAATTTTCGCAGGGAATGTATTCGACCTTGGTTCTATTGAG CTTGCAGAGGCTTTCTCAAGGGACGGAATGTCCTTTTCGTCTGCTTGCGAAAAGCTTGTCGCTCGGCCTTGGATTATCGATGATCTTGATACTTTCAAAATGAAATGGAgaaaaaagaagtggaagaag GTTATCATATTTGTTGATAACTCTGGTGCAGATATCATTTTGGGTATTTTGCCATTTGTGAGGGAGCTTCTTCGACGCGGTAGCAAG GTTGTATTGGCTGCTAATGACTTGCCTTCTATCAATGATGTGACATACTTAGAGCTAATTGAAATTATATCTAAG TTAAGGGACGAGGAAGGATGTCTCATCGGTGTCAGCACTTCAAATCTGTTAATTGCCAACTCTGGCAATGATTTACCT GTTATTGATCTTACTAGGGTGTCTCAGGAGGTTGCTTACCATGCCAGTGATGCAGATCTTGTTATCTTAGAAGGGATG GGTCGTGGAATAGAAACAAATCTCTACGCCCAATTTAAATGTGATTCACTCAAGATTGGAATG GTGAAACATGTTGAGGTTGCAGAATTTCTTGGGTCACGTATGTATGACTGTGTAATCAAATACAATGAAGCTACGGGATCATAA
- the LOC112711140 gene encoding damage-control phosphatase At2g17340 isoform X4, whose amino-acid sequence MLQQHCLEFQSSSIIILFFLLSYPLKQGQLPLLCPHKNTWYRERAETDSSVPDAANRAEIFAKRYAEILEDLKKDPASHGVPLDIRLLCRLREQVLREVGFRDIFKKVKEEENLKAISLFENVVRLNDAIEDEGERLENLVRGIFAGNVFDLGSIELAEAFSRDGMSFSSACEKLVARPWIIDDLDTFKMKWRKKKWKKVIIFVDNSGADIILGILPFVRELLRRGSKVVLAANDLPSINDVTYLELIEIISKLRDEEGCLIGVSTSNLLIANSGNDLPVIDLTRVSQEVAYHASDADLVILEGMGRGIETNLYAQFKCDSLKIGMVKHVEVAEFLGSRMYDCVIKYNEATGS is encoded by the exons ATGTTGCAGCAGCATTGCTTGGAATTTCAATCCTCCTCCATCATtattctcttcttcctcctctcctacCCTCTCAAGCAAGGCCAACTTCCTCTCTTGTGCCCACACAAAAACACTTGGTATAG GGAGCGTGCTGAGACTGATTCTTCTGTTCCAGATGCTGCAAACAGAGCTGAAATATTTGCTAAAAG GTATGCTGAAATACTAGAAGATTTGAAGAAGGATCCTGCAAGTCATGGAGTCCCTCTTGATATCCGT CTTTTATGCAGACTTCGCGAGCAAGTACTTAGGGAAGTTGGATTCAGAGATATCTTCAAGAAAGTCAAG GAGGAAGAGAATTTAAAGGCTATCTCACTATTTGAGAACGTTGTTCGTCTTAATGACGCCATCGAAGATGAAGGCGAGCGACTCGAAAATCTAGTTAGAGGAATTTTCGCAGGGAATGTATTCGACCTTGGTTCTATTGAG CTTGCAGAGGCTTTCTCAAGGGACGGAATGTCCTTTTCGTCTGCTTGCGAAAAGCTTGTCGCTCGGCCTTGGATTATCGATGATCTTGATACTTTCAAAATGAAATGGAgaaaaaagaagtggaagaag GTTATCATATTTGTTGATAACTCTGGTGCAGATATCATTTTGGGTATTTTGCCATTTGTGAGGGAGCTTCTTCGACGCGGTAGCAAG GTTGTATTGGCTGCTAATGACTTGCCTTCTATCAATGATGTGACATACTTAGAGCTAATTGAAATTATATCTAAG TTAAGGGACGAGGAAGGATGTCTCATCGGTGTCAGCACTTCAAATCTGTTAATTGCCAACTCTGGCAATGATTTACCT GTTATTGATCTTACTAGGGTGTCTCAGGAGGTTGCTTACCATGCCAGTGATGCAGATCTTGTTATCTTAGAAGGGATG GGTCGTGGAATAGAAACAAATCTCTACGCCCAATTTAAATGTGATTCACTCAAGATTGGAATG GTGAAACATGTTGAGGTTGCAGAATTTCTTGGGTCACGTATGTATGACTGTGTAATCAAATACAATGAAGCTACGGGATCATAA